In Gulosibacter molinativorax, a single window of DNA contains:
- the zupT gene encoding zinc transporter ZupT, whose protein sequence is MNSVLFAFLLTLLAGLSTTIGAALGVLGKSASTKTLSIGLGFSAGVMIYVSLVEILPKGFDALSNEHGEVAGHWLGVAAFFGGIAAIGLIDRFVPDSVNPHEPASIDPDRHKHALMRTGVLTAGALALHNFPEGFATFIAALQEPQVGIAVAVAIAIHNIPEGLAVAVPIYQATGSRRKGFLLAALSGLAEPAGALLGYFILMPFLSDTLFGIVFAAIAGVMVFISLDELLPAAHEFGEHHLTIYGLIAGMAVMAVSLLLFL, encoded by the coding sequence ATGAACTCGGTGCTGTTCGCCTTCCTGTTGACGCTGCTCGCAGGGCTCTCAACGACGATCGGCGCGGCGCTCGGTGTACTTGGCAAGAGCGCCTCAACGAAGACGCTCTCGATCGGGCTCGGATTCTCGGCCGGCGTGATGATTTACGTGTCGCTCGTCGAGATCCTCCCGAAGGGCTTCGACGCGCTGTCCAACGAACACGGGGAGGTCGCGGGCCACTGGCTCGGCGTCGCCGCGTTCTTTGGCGGCATTGCGGCGATCGGCCTCATCGACCGATTCGTGCCCGACTCCGTGAACCCACACGAGCCCGCCTCGATCGATCCTGATCGGCACAAGCACGCCCTCATGCGAACCGGTGTACTCACCGCGGGGGCGCTCGCGCTCCACAACTTCCCCGAGGGCTTCGCGACGTTTATCGCGGCCCTGCAGGAACCGCAGGTCGGCATTGCAGTGGCCGTCGCAATCGCGATCCACAACATCCCCGAGGGCCTCGCGGTTGCCGTCCCGATTTACCAGGCCACGGGTTCGCGCCGAAAAGGATTCCTCCTCGCGGCCTTGTCGGGACTCGCGGAGCCCGCCGGCGCGCTCCTCGGCTACTTCATCCTGATGCCGTTCCTCTCCGACACACTGTTCGGCATCGTGTTTGCGGCGATCGCGGGCGTGATGGTGTTCATCTCGCTGGATGAGTTGCTGCCCGCCGCGCACGAGTTCGGTGAGCACCACCTCACCATCTACGGGCTGATCGCGGGCATGGCCGTGATGGCGGTGAGCCTGCTGCTCTTCCTCTAG
- a CDS encoding polyprenyl synthetase family protein has translation MTAQSSATRRPSHGNVGSAFAKELFGRPAERKLKANIEKGLERVETVLSDQVQYADKVAQVTTTYLLGAGGKRLRPMLVLLSAQLGPNSDSDAVLTAAAATEITHLASLYHDDVMDEATLRRGVTAAHLRWSNSMAILAGDLLFARASQMFSHLGQDAIRLQATVFERLVLGQMHETIGPAEGEDRIDHYLRVLSDKTGSLIGAAAEYGVMLSGAPQAFRGALSDFGEGIGVAFQIVDDVIDLSPTSEKTGKLAGTDLRAGVETLPVLLLERRANGGDADAADLLERIRTRVAGTAPGSADQSFAREEPRGSDDPAEVDAIIAELREHEVSKETLEAAETHVARAIESLEPLPSGVVKEALREFADRLINRDF, from the coding sequence TTGACCGCCCAGTCTTCGGCAACCCGGCGACCTTCCCACGGCAATGTGGGGTCGGCGTTTGCAAAGGAGCTCTTCGGCCGCCCGGCCGAGCGCAAACTCAAGGCCAACATTGAAAAGGGCCTCGAGCGCGTCGAAACGGTGCTGAGCGATCAGGTTCAGTATGCCGACAAGGTCGCGCAGGTGACGACGACGTACCTGCTCGGTGCCGGCGGCAAACGACTGCGCCCGATGCTTGTGCTGCTGAGTGCGCAGCTCGGCCCGAACTCGGACAGCGACGCGGTGCTCACCGCGGCGGCCGCGACCGAGATCACGCACCTCGCGTCGCTCTACCACGACGACGTCATGGATGAGGCCACCCTGCGCCGCGGCGTCACCGCCGCGCACCTGCGCTGGAGCAACTCGATGGCGATTCTCGCCGGAGACCTGCTGTTCGCGCGTGCGTCGCAGATGTTCTCGCACCTCGGGCAGGATGCGATCCGCCTCCAGGCGACCGTGTTCGAGCGGCTCGTGCTCGGCCAGATGCACGAGACGATCGGCCCCGCCGAGGGCGAGGACCGCATCGACCACTACCTGCGCGTGCTGTCGGATAAGACCGGCTCGCTCATTGGCGCAGCCGCGGAATACGGTGTGATGCTTTCGGGCGCACCGCAGGCCTTTCGCGGTGCGCTGTCGGACTTCGGCGAGGGCATCGGTGTCGCGTTCCAGATCGTGGACGACGTGATCGACCTGTCGCCGACCTCCGAGAAGACCGGCAAGCTCGCGGGCACCGATCTTCGCGCGGGCGTCGAAACCCTGCCCGTGCTGCTGCTCGAGCGCCGCGCGAACGGCGGCGACGCCGACGCAGCGGACCTGCTCGAGCGCATCCGCACCCGAGTCGCGGGTACCGCGCCCGGCAGCGCCGACCAGTCGTTCGCCCGCGAGGAGCCCCGTGGGTCTGATGACCCGGCCGAGGTGGATGCGATCATCGCCGAGCTGCGCGAGCACGAGGTCTCGAAGGAGACGCTCGAGGCCGCCGAGACACACGTCGCGCGCGCGATCGAGTCGCTCGAGCCGCTGCCGAGCGGCGTCGTGAAAGAGGCGCTGCGCGAGTTCGCAGACCGCCTCATTAATCGCGACTTTTAG
- a CDS encoding YajQ family cyclic di-GMP-binding protein, with protein sequence MADSSFDVVSKVDHQEVANAVNQATKELAQRYDFKDAGASIDLNDTKLLMHAASEDRVKAVLDVLQSKLIRRGISLKSLETGEPYASGKEYRLEATLKEGIDQANAKKLSKLIRDEAPKSVKSQIQGDELRVSSKSRDDLQETIQLLKGADVELDLQFINFR encoded by the coding sequence ATGGCTGATTCTTCATTTGATGTCGTAAGCAAGGTCGACCACCAGGAGGTTGCCAACGCGGTCAACCAGGCGACCAAGGAACTTGCGCAGAGATATGACTTCAAGGATGCCGGCGCATCCATCGATCTCAACGACACGAAGCTGCTGATGCACGCCGCGAGCGAGGATCGCGTCAAGGCGGTGCTCGATGTCCTGCAGTCGAAGCTCATCCGCCGCGGCATCTCGCTGAAGTCGCTCGAGACCGGCGAACCGTACGCATCCGGCAAGGAATACCGCCTCGAGGCGACGCTCAAGGAAGGCATCGACCAGGCGAACGCGAAGAAGCTCTCGAAGCTCATCCGCGACGAGGCACCAAAGTCGGTCAAGTCGCAGATCCAGGGTGACGAGCTGCGCGTCTCCTCGAAGAGCCGCGACGACCTGCAGGAAACGATCCAGCTGCTCAAGGGTGCCGACGTCGAGCTCGACCTGCAGTTCATTAATTTCCGCTAG
- the ubiE gene encoding bifunctional demethylmenaquinone methyltransferase/2-methoxy-6-polyprenyl-1,4-benzoquinol methylase UbiE — MTSADLEKRPADVSSMFDRVSGHYDLTNDVLSVGVTPYWRLKTRQEIDPHPGQKVLDVACGTGTVSRILADHGSTVTGLDFSQGMINQAIERHGDQPNITFQQGDATDLPFEDDTFDVTTVSFGIRNVQEPKKALAEMLRVTKPGGKILVCEFSHPTNGLVRWGYDTYMNVAMPAIVKLVSSDPEAYEYLFQSIQAWPEQREFAAWLREVGYENVAHRNLTYGIVALHRGTKPASNTPSQEIH, encoded by the coding sequence GTGACTTCCGCCGATCTCGAAAAACGCCCCGCCGACGTGTCGAGTATGTTCGACCGCGTGTCGGGCCACTACGACCTCACCAACGACGTGCTGTCGGTCGGCGTGACCCCATATTGGCGCCTTAAGACGCGTCAGGAGATTGATCCGCATCCCGGACAGAAGGTCCTCGACGTGGCCTGCGGCACCGGCACTGTCTCGCGCATCCTCGCCGATCACGGCTCGACCGTGACCGGCCTCGATTTTTCGCAGGGGATGATCAACCAGGCCATCGAGCGCCACGGCGACCAGCCGAACATCACGTTCCAGCAGGGGGATGCCACCGACCTGCCGTTCGAGGACGACACCTTTGACGTCACCACGGTGAGCTTCGGCATCCGCAACGTGCAGGAACCGAAGAAGGCGCTCGCGGAAATGCTGCGTGTGACCAAGCCGGGTGGCAAGATTCTCGTGTGCGAGTTCTCGCATCCGACGAACGGGCTCGTACGCTGGGGCTACGACACGTACATGAACGTGGCGATGCCGGCGATCGTGAAGCTCGTGTCCTCCGACCCGGAGGCCTACGAGTACCTCTTTCAGTCGATCCAGGCGTGGCCCGAGCAGCGCGAGTTCGCGGCATGGCTGCGCGAGGTGGGTTACGAGAACGTCGCGCACCGCAACCTCACCTACGGCATCGTCGCACTGCACCGCGGCACGAAGCCCGCAAGCAACACCCCATCCCAGGAGATTCATTGA
- a CDS encoding isochorismate synthase codes for MNTNVPRSASTEPALPRLRARTRPISDPGDLLRFAEPRNPAVWLRRGDGIVGGGSVWRGEFSGERRIHDAREAWAEIVASGRVEDAVRVPGSGLVAFGAFTFAATSAAPSVLQIPEFVIGRVDGRAFLTEISVTDSIDSSGPVPTVPVRLPLIIPDGPVAETTLEPGEMTQQRHRAAVEAALSRIGQGEFTKIVISRDQHGDIGADADRRHIVRRLAEAYPETWTYAVDGLIGASPEMLVRVLGRSVTARVLAGTLPRGADEAADAAAKRALADSAKNRAEHKFAIDSAIESLRRLDTHEDPDTGLTASPEPFLLGLPNVWHLASDIRGTLPSGSSVLDLVEALHPTAAVGGTPRQKAMPAIDELEPFDRRRYAGPAGWLSASGDGEWVVALRGAEVDADGRVTAFAGGGIVAGSEPADEFAETGPKFRPIAEALAPKAPE; via the coding sequence GTGAATACGAACGTTCCCCGATCCGCGTCGACCGAGCCTGCGCTGCCACGGCTCCGTGCGCGCACGCGTCCGATCAGCGACCCGGGCGACCTGCTCCGCTTTGCCGAGCCCCGCAATCCCGCGGTCTGGCTTCGCCGCGGGGACGGCATCGTCGGTGGCGGCAGTGTGTGGCGAGGCGAGTTCTCAGGCGAGAGGCGCATCCACGACGCCCGCGAGGCGTGGGCCGAGATAGTCGCGAGCGGCAGGGTCGAGGATGCGGTGCGCGTGCCTGGCTCGGGCCTGGTCGCCTTCGGTGCCTTCACGTTCGCGGCGACTTCCGCTGCCCCCAGCGTCCTGCAAATACCCGAGTTCGTGATCGGCCGGGTGGACGGGCGCGCGTTCCTCACCGAAATTTCTGTCACCGACTCGATCGATTCCTCCGGCCCGGTGCCGACGGTGCCCGTTCGGCTCCCGCTCATCATCCCGGACGGCCCGGTCGCGGAAACGACGCTGGAGCCCGGGGAAATGACGCAGCAGCGACACCGCGCCGCGGTCGAGGCCGCGCTCTCGCGCATCGGTCAGGGTGAGTTCACAAAGATCGTGATCTCGCGCGATCAGCACGGTGATATCGGGGCGGATGCGGATCGTCGCCACATTGTGCGTCGCCTCGCCGAGGCCTACCCGGAGACCTGGACGTACGCGGTGGATGGGCTTATCGGCGCGAGCCCCGAGATGCTCGTGCGGGTCCTCGGCCGCTCGGTGACCGCGCGCGTGCTCGCGGGGACACTCCCTCGCGGTGCAGACGAGGCGGCGGACGCGGCGGCGAAGCGCGCGCTCGCCGACTCGGCGAAGAACCGGGCCGAGCACAAGTTCGCGATCGACTCGGCCATTGAGTCGCTCCGCCGACTCGACACGCACGAGGACCCGGATACCGGGCTCACCGCATCCCCCGAGCCGTTCCTCCTGGGGCTGCCGAATGTGTGGCACCTCGCGAGCGATATTCGCGGGACACTGCCGAGCGGCTCGAGCGTGCTCGACCTCGTCGAAGCCCTCCACCCGACCGCCGCGGTCGGCGGCACCCCGCGCCAGAAGGCGATGCCCGCGATCGATGAGCTCGAACCGTTCGATCGCCGTCGCTACGCCGGGCCAGCCGGCTGGCTGTCGGCGTCGGGCGACGGCGAGTGGGTCGTGGCGCTGCGCGGCGCCGAGGTGGATGCGGATGGTCGAGTCACCGCCTTCGCTGGCGGTGGCATCGTGGCAGGTTCGGAGCCCGCCGACGAGTTCGCCGAGACGGGCCCCAAGTTCCGGCCGATCGCCGAGGCCCTCGCGCCGAAGGCTCCCGAGTAG
- a CDS encoding phospholipase D-like domain-containing protein: MIGPFPLPFDSTAGAVTVGILFVLNLVIVVVTLFTIGHNRRPTTAVAWLLAITLIPYLGLLLFAFFGTNRLPRARRKKQAEFDNIIREATNEVQNSLGLTPIPEQYRPISTLARELTAIPHLPGNRIQIHDVYNPTIDAMTAEIDRAHSYVHVTFYAMGYDDVTTEFFDALERAVKRGVTVRVMYDQVGSFRYPGYAKLKKRLDEIGCAWHRLYSIWPWEGGWQRVDLRNHRKLVVVDGRVGWMGSQNLIARDYHRKPNRKYGQLQWQDLMVRVAGPMALGLDAVFRSDWYVETGEMADDGIDPTTEDFAFDDAQDRAAGEVVKLYDCQLVPSGPGYEHENNLRIFTQLLYMAREKVVIASPYFAPDDSMRYAITTAVQRGVEVHLHVSEHGDQFFTQHAQQSYYEELLRAGVRIWLYRAPYILHAKHMTVDGEVTILGSSNMDMRSFTLNAEVMLIVYGQDFAHRMEWVEHSYRVQSRELTLEEWMARPRTHFAFDDLCRLTSVVQ, translated from the coding sequence ATGATCGGCCCGTTTCCGCTGCCCTTCGACTCGACCGCAGGTGCGGTCACCGTCGGAATCCTGTTCGTGCTCAACCTCGTAATCGTCGTCGTCACGCTGTTTACGATCGGTCACAACCGGCGGCCGACGACGGCGGTCGCGTGGCTGCTCGCGATCACGCTCATCCCGTACCTCGGGTTGCTGCTATTCGCGTTCTTCGGCACGAACCGCCTTCCGCGGGCGCGCCGCAAGAAGCAGGCCGAGTTCGACAACATCATTCGCGAGGCCACCAACGAGGTGCAGAACTCGCTCGGCCTGACGCCGATCCCCGAGCAGTACCGGCCGATCTCGACGCTCGCCCGCGAGCTCACCGCGATCCCGCACCTGCCGGGCAACCGCATCCAGATTCACGACGTGTACAACCCGACGATCGACGCGATGACCGCCGAGATCGATCGGGCCCACTCGTATGTGCACGTCACGTTTTATGCGATGGGCTACGACGACGTCACGACCGAGTTCTTCGACGCGCTCGAGCGGGCGGTCAAGCGCGGCGTGACGGTGCGCGTCATGTACGACCAGGTCGGCTCGTTTCGCTACCCGGGCTACGCCAAGCTCAAGAAGCGGCTGGATGAGATCGGCTGCGCGTGGCACCGCCTCTACTCGATCTGGCCCTGGGAGGGCGGCTGGCAGCGCGTCGACCTACGCAACCACCGCAAGCTCGTCGTCGTGGACGGCCGCGTCGGCTGGATGGGTTCGCAGAACCTCATCGCGCGCGACTACCACCGCAAACCCAACCGCAAGTATGGGCAGCTGCAGTGGCAGGACCTCATGGTGCGCGTCGCCGGCCCGATGGCGCTCGGTTTGGATGCGGTGTTCCGCTCCGATTGGTACGTAGAGACTGGCGAGATGGCCGATGACGGGATCGACCCGACAACGGAAGACTTCGCCTTTGACGACGCGCAGGACCGCGCCGCGGGTGAAGTCGTCAAGCTCTACGACTGCCAGTTGGTGCCCTCCGGCCCCGGCTACGAGCACGAAAACAACCTGCGCATCTTCACGCAGCTGCTCTACATGGCCCGCGAAAAGGTGGTCATCGCATCCCCCTACTTCGCCCCCGATGACTCGATGCGGTACGCGATCACGACCGCGGTCCAGCGCGGCGTCGAGGTGCACCTCCACGTCTCCGAGCACGGCGACCAGTTCTTCACCCAGCACGCGCAGCAGTCCTACTACGAGGAGCTGCTGCGCGCCGGGGTGCGGATCTGGCTCTATCGTGCGCCGTACATCCTGCACGCGAAGCACATGACCGTCGACGGTGAGGTGACGATCCTCGGGTCCTCGAACATGGACATGCGCTCGTTCACGCTCAACGCCGAGGTCATGCTGATCGTGTACGGGCAGGACTTCGCGCACCGGATGGAGTGGGTCGAGCACTCGTACCGCGTGCAGTCGCGCGAGCTCACGCTCGAGGAGTGGATGGCGCGGCCACGGACGCACTTCGCGTTCGACGACCTCTGCCGCCTGACGTCCGTTGTGCAGTAG
- a CDS encoding FAD-dependent oxidoreductase, whose product MSKLRVAVIGAGPAGIYASDILRKEAEGTHEVSIDLFDRLPAPYGLVRYGVAPDHPRIKGVVSALRGVLDTGGIRVFGNVDFGSDITLEDLKERYNAVIFATGAMRDAPLNIPGIDAEGSYGAADFVNWYDGHPDVPREWTLDAEHVAVVGNGNVALDVARVLAKQADDMLPTEIPTNVYEGLKASKVTDVHVFGRRGPLQVKFTPLELRELGEVPDSDLIVYEEDFDRDPAADEESKRNKQLLVISRIFGKWREQQDALGNASRRIHLHFWSRPEAVLTNEAGRVTGIRMERTEPDGDGGIRNTGEMRDYEVGQVYRAVGYFGSPLEEIPYDPVNGVIPNHGGRVVDAAGNIVPGMFATGWIKRGPVGLIGHTKSDAKETIEHVLAGESGWWQPTITNEDEIVELLDERNVRYTDLEGWHNLDAHEVALGEPQERERVKVVDREEMLGVSRGEDYSI is encoded by the coding sequence ATGTCGAAGCTTCGTGTTGCCGTCATCGGGGCAGGCCCCGCCGGAATCTACGCGTCGGACATCCTGCGTAAAGAGGCCGAAGGCACCCACGAGGTATCGATCGACCTCTTCGACCGGCTGCCCGCGCCCTACGGGCTCGTGCGCTACGGCGTCGCCCCCGACCACCCGCGCATCAAGGGCGTCGTGAGCGCGCTTCGCGGGGTGCTCGACACGGGCGGCATCCGCGTCTTCGGAAACGTCGACTTCGGTAGTGACATCACGCTCGAGGATCTCAAGGAGCGCTACAACGCCGTGATCTTCGCGACCGGCGCGATGCGGGATGCCCCGCTCAACATTCCGGGGATCGACGCGGAGGGCTCGTACGGGGCCGCCGACTTCGTGAACTGGTATGACGGCCACCCGGATGTGCCGCGCGAGTGGACCCTCGACGCCGAGCACGTCGCCGTGGTCGGCAACGGCAACGTCGCCCTCGACGTCGCGCGCGTGCTCGCGAAGCAGGCCGACGACATGCTGCCGACCGAAATTCCGACGAACGTCTATGAGGGGCTCAAGGCCTCGAAGGTGACGGACGTGCACGTCTTCGGTCGACGCGGGCCCTTGCAGGTGAAGTTCACGCCGCTTGAGCTGCGCGAGCTCGGAGAGGTGCCCGACTCCGACCTCATCGTCTACGAGGAGGATTTCGACCGCGATCCGGCGGCCGACGAGGAGTCGAAGCGTAACAAGCAGCTGCTCGTGATCAGCCGAATCTTCGGCAAGTGGCGCGAGCAGCAGGATGCGCTCGGGAACGCGAGCCGCCGCATCCACCTGCACTTCTGGTCGCGACCCGAAGCGGTGCTGACCAACGAAGCGGGCCGCGTCACGGGCATCCGGATGGAACGCACCGAGCCAGACGGCGATGGCGGGATCCGCAACACGGGCGAGATGCGCGACTACGAGGTGGGCCAGGTCTACCGCGCGGTGGGCTACTTCGGTTCGCCGCTCGAGGAGATTCCGTACGACCCCGTCAACGGCGTGATCCCGAACCACGGCGGTCGCGTCGTTGATGCGGCGGGCAACATCGTACCCGGCATGTTCGCGACCGGCTGGATTAAGCGCGGACCCGTGGGGCTCATCGGCCACACGAAATCCGACGCGAAGGAGACCATCGAGCACGTGCTCGCGGGGGAGTCGGGTTGGTGGCAGCCGACGATTACCAACGAGGACGAGATCGTCGAGCTGCTCGATGAGCGCAACGTTCGCTATACCGACCTCGAAGGCTGGCACAACCTGGATGCGCACGAGGTCGCCCTCGGCGAGCCGCAGGAGCGCGAGCGCGTGAAGGTCGTCGACCGCGAGGAGATGTTGGGTGTGTCCCGCGGCGAGGACTACTCCATCTAG